The proteins below come from a single Trachemys scripta elegans isolate TJP31775 chromosome 16, CAS_Tse_1.0, whole genome shotgun sequence genomic window:
- the PODNL1 gene encoding podocan-like protein 1 (The sequence of the model RefSeq protein was modified relative to this genomic sequence to represent the inferred CDS: added 120 bases not found in genome assembly), protein MVGIPEPVNVIPSKHFFRTSASPIMQPQSQQTRSPPTCPEPDSPPIPPPSLGFDQTRRQQQAKTQRPGCSSRPGSATAPGRLLSPFPFPVLREASVGVCGTRLFLWGPCEDDLYFGGEDRAAGVRSPVLVWLQLKILGRLQSGAWEPRSWDLAMRLSCGCLLVLFVQIPSFCLVGSQDDKDAAPSPRLGGGALSPKNTPGCPANCTCPSEETVECGGLDLHVFPSNVSRAVQHLSLQNNQLRELPYDELAQLTSLKTLNLHNNHIISDGLPDEAFESLDSLQYIYLANNKLTVAPQILPSTVRIVDLAANLLTEVYPLTFGQKANLRSVYLHNNQLTNTGLPYDAFNGSDTVSTMILSSNRLSYLPQNLPPALVRLHLQLCHSDGVRAGWPSGYLGTVSRAVSPPGLLTVSEAGLGASPVSSGRDLPSLQNNHIARIPKGALSSHWKLRELYLQNNNLSNQGMDPATFSKLKSLEYLDLSNNNLTEIPAGFPPNIVILHLGKNRIGSLPRDCLSRVRGLQYLLLQNNRLTAAGVHPDAFLKLRHLHTLHLYNNRLERVPPGLPRRVRSLMILHNQITHIGLHDFANTYLLAELNLSYNRLYSAKIHRLAFRKLRRLENLDLSGNQLTLLPAGLPPSLEVLKLHKNQINSLSPELLANLAGLKELHLAHNRLRIGSITPGTWQELQGLKLLDLSNNELSYIPPDLPESLEYLYLQHNRIAVIGAEAFHTIPDIRAIVLRSNRLLAASVSDQAFAALKQLEVVDTTGNPEPISIKMPRAGRWLRSHPGP, encoded by the exons ATGGTTGGAATACCAGAGCCAGTAAACGTGATCCCTTCCAAACATTTCTTCAGGACCTCTGCCAGCCCCATTATGCAACCCCAATCGCAGCAGACACGAAGCCCCCCTACTTGCCCAGAGCCCgattctccccccatcccacctccctccctcggCTTTGATCAGACTAGAAGACAACAGCAAGCGAAGACACAGCGTCCCGGCTGCAGCTCACGCCCAGGCAGCGCGACAGCTCCTGGCAGGTTGCTTTCTCCGTTTCCTTTTCCAGTGCTCCGGGAGGCGAGCGTGGGGGTGTGTGGAACGCGACTGTTCCTGTGGGGACCATGTGAGGACGATCTTTATTTCGGAGGCGAGGACAGAGCGGCGGGAGTCAGGAGCCCTGTGCTGGTCTGGCTTCAATTAAAGATCCTGGGAAGACTGCAGAGTGGAGCCTGGGAGCCTCGCAGCTGGGACCTGGCTATG cggcTGAGCTGCGGCTGTCTCCTGGTCCTCTTTGTGCAGATCCCCTCCTTCTGCCTGGTCGGGAGCCAGGATGACAAGGACGCGGCCCCATCCCCCCGGCTAGGCGGGGGGGCCCTTTCCCCGAAGAACACCCCAGGCTGCCCGGCCAACTGCACCTGCCCCTCAGAGGAGACGGTGGAGTGTGGTGGGCTCGACCTGCACGTCTTCCCCAGCAACGTCTCCAGAGCCGTGCAGCATCTTTCTCTGCAG AATAACCAGCTACGGGAGCTGCCCTACGACGAGCTGGCCCAGCTGACCAGCCTGAAAACCCTCAACCTGCACAACAACCACATCATCTCCGATG GCCTCCCGGATGAAGCCTTTGAGTCCCTGGACTCGCTGCAGTACATCTACCTGGCCAACAACAAG CTCACGGTAGCACCGCAGATCCTCCCCAGCACAGTGCGCATAGTGGACCTGGCTGCCAACCTGCTCACCGAAGTCTACCCGCTCACCTTTGGGCAGAAAGCCAACCTCAG GTCCGTGTATCTTCACAACAACCAGCTGACCAACACCGGGCTCCCCTATGACGCCTTCAACGGCTCTGACACCGTCAGCACCATGATCCTCTCCAGCAACCGGCTCAGCTACTtgccccagaacctgccccctgCGCTCGTCCGGCTCCACTTacag ctctgccatTCAGATGGCGTCCGGGctgggtggcctagtggttaTCTTGGTACCGTATCGAGGGCAGTCTCCCCCCCAGGCCTGCTGACGGTGTCTGAGGCGGGCTTGGGAGCTTCTCCCGTCTCTAGTGGCCGcgacctcccctccctgcagaacAACCACATCGCCCGGATTCCCAAAGGGGCACTGAGCAGCCACTGGAAGCTTCGAGAGCTCTACCTGCAGAACAACAACCTGTCCAACCAGGGCATGGACCCTGCCACCTTCAG CAAGCTGAAGAGCCTGGAGTACCTGGATCTGTCTAACAACAACCTGACCGAGATCCCGGCTGGCTTCCCCCCGAACATCGTGATCCTGCACCTGGGCAAGAACCGCATCGGCTCGCTGCCCCGGGACTGCCTGAGCCGGGTGCGCGGCCTGCAGTACCTGCTGCTGCAGAACAACCGCCTGACGGCCGCCGGCGTCCACCCCGACGCCTTCCTCAAGCTGCGCCACCTGCACACCCTGCACCTCTACAACAACCGGCTGGAGCGGGTGCCCCCGGGGCTGCCCCGCCGGGTGCGCTCCCTCATGATCCTGCACAACCAGATCACTCACATCGGCCTGCACGACTTCGCCAACACCTACCTGCTGGCCGAGCTCAACCTGAGCTACAACCGCCTCTACAGCGCCAAGATCCACCGGCTGGCCTTCCGCAAGCTGCGCCGGCTCGAGAACCTGGACCTCTCGGGGAACCAGCTCACGCTCCTGCCCGCCGGCCTCCCGCCCAGCCTCGAGGTGCTCAAGCTACACAAGAACCAGATCAACTCCCTCTCGCCCGAGCTGCTGGCCAACCTGGCCGGCCTCAAGGAGCTGCACCTGGCCCACAACAGGCTGCGCATCGGCTCCATCACCCCTGGCAcgtggcaggagctgcaggggctcaag ctcctggatcTCAGCAACAACGAATTGTCCTACATCCCCCCGGACTTGCCAGAGTCCCTCGAGTACCTGTATCTCCAGCACAACCGCATTGCCGTCATTGGGGCCGAAGCCTTCCACACCATCCCCGACATCCGAGCCATCGTCCTCAG